A window of Mycobacteriales bacterium contains these coding sequences:
- a CDS encoding GNAT family N-acetyltransferase, with product MDVEVVRAELADKEVLRQLLEFNAYEFARLSDDAVLNERGRFGYSWLDHYWTEPTRHPFLIRVRGQIGGIVLVTGTDPRSIAEFLVMPQYRRLGVGLAAARYVFELFGGAWSVHEVPGNEAAVAFWRRAIPVEFAETCDDDGTTQRFRMPT from the coding sequence GTGGACGTCGAGGTTGTCCGGGCAGAGCTGGCGGACAAGGAGGTCTTGCGTCAGCTGTTGGAGTTCAACGCGTATGAGTTCGCGCGGCTGTCCGATGATGCGGTGCTCAATGAGCGTGGGCGCTTTGGCTATTCATGGTTGGACCACTACTGGACCGAGCCGACGCGACATCCATTCCTGATTCGAGTTCGCGGCCAGATCGGTGGGATCGTGCTTGTCACGGGCACGGATCCTCGTTCGATCGCCGAGTTCCTCGTCATGCCGCAGTACCGGCGTCTCGGTGTGGGACTTGCGGCTGCGAGGTATGTCTTCGAGCTGTTCGGTGGCGCCTGGTCAGTTCATGAGGTGCCTGGAAATGAGGCAGCAGTTGCCTTCTGGCGTCGGGCGATTCCCGTGGAGTTCGCCGAGACCTGCGACGATGACGGTACGACGCAGCGATTCCGCATGCCGACGTGA